From Pseudomonas sp. G.S.17, the proteins below share one genomic window:
- a CDS encoding phage portal protein, producing the protein MADLNDSGFWQRFWSRFSGRTRLDDGERAVPFESHTTPSGSVVGADSSLKLSAVWACVRLRAQTVASLPLHLRGEDKSHAKEHPLYRLLHSSPNADMTASEFWESQLASLDLWGNAFSHIVWIGRRVTALVPLNPEKMTVRRTSSGKLVYEYTKGGNVKEYAEEEILHLKGFTLDGLMGLSPIQFAAETLGGLMDANKAATREFQNGLKVGGFLKTGVATLAQEQRDRLRAGLSTFGLPENAGKWMVLEAGMEPASAQGIRINPVDAQLLESRYFGIEEICRAFGVPPQLVGHTNKASSWASSLEQTNMGFLTYSLRPTLVRIEQAIAKKLLLPEERGLYRPKFAVEGLLRADSAARSSFYSQMLQNGVMSRNEVRALEDFPPVEGADALTAQLNLTTIDKIGAPEEPK; encoded by the coding sequence ATGGCAGACCTCAACGATTCTGGCTTCTGGCAGCGGTTCTGGAGCCGCTTCAGCGGCAGAACGCGCCTCGATGATGGCGAGCGGGCCGTGCCTTTCGAATCACATACCACGCCGTCAGGCTCGGTAGTGGGCGCCGACTCATCGCTGAAACTGTCGGCGGTGTGGGCGTGCGTACGACTCCGCGCCCAGACGGTCGCATCGCTGCCTTTGCATCTGCGTGGCGAAGACAAATCGCACGCCAAAGAGCATCCGCTGTACCGGCTGCTGCACTCTTCGCCGAACGCGGACATGACTGCGAGCGAATTCTGGGAGTCGCAGCTGGCATCGCTGGACCTCTGGGGCAATGCGTTTTCCCATATCGTCTGGATCGGCCGACGCGTGACGGCCTTGGTGCCGCTCAACCCTGAAAAGATGACTGTTCGCCGCACCAGTAGCGGGAAGCTGGTCTACGAATACACGAAGGGCGGCAACGTCAAAGAGTATGCCGAAGAGGAGATCCTTCATCTAAAGGGTTTCACCCTGGACGGCTTGATGGGCTTGTCTCCGATCCAGTTCGCCGCCGAAACACTGGGCGGCCTGATGGATGCGAACAAAGCGGCCACTCGCGAGTTCCAGAACGGCCTGAAGGTTGGCGGATTCTTGAAGACTGGCGTTGCAACGCTGGCTCAGGAACAGCGTGATCGACTTCGCGCCGGACTGTCCACATTCGGTCTGCCGGAGAACGCTGGTAAATGGATGGTGCTTGAGGCGGGTATGGAGCCGGCATCTGCCCAAGGCATTCGCATCAATCCTGTCGACGCCCAGCTGCTGGAGTCTCGATATTTCGGCATTGAGGAAATCTGCCGCGCGTTCGGCGTGCCTCCTCAGCTTGTCGGCCACACAAACAAGGCGTCCAGCTGGGCCTCCAGCCTGGAGCAAACAAACATGGGATTCCTGACCTACTCGCTGCGGCCAACGCTGGTGCGGATCGAGCAGGCCATCGCGAAAAAGCTGTTGCTCCCCGAAGAGCGCGGTCTTTACCGGCCCAAATTCGCGGTCGAGGGTCTGCTCCGAGCTGATTCTGCCGCCCGGTCGAGCTTCTACTCCCAGATGCTGCAAAACGGGGTGATGAGCCGCAATGAAGTCCGGGCGCTTGAAGATTTCCCGCCTGTTGAGGGTGCGGACGCACTCACCGCGCAGCTGAACTTGACCACCATCGACAAGATCGGGGCTCCCGAGGAACCAAAATGA
- a CDS encoding HK97 family phage prohead protease, with protein MTHKTLDLHFEIKAVSDDGLFSGYGSVFGNVDGGGDIVHAGAFTKSIKEWEGRKRMPPVLWNHDRNEPIGVYTVLREDEKGLYVEGKLLVGEVQRAREIHALMKAGALDGMSIGYGVRGADRDRATGVRNLKDLRLFEVSIVTFPMNEAATIDAVKSALEEGALPSLPEFEKFLREAGFSKTQAAAVASGGLVKLLRSESGDTEANKTLSDALAILKSN; from the coding sequence ATGACTCATAAGACCCTGGATTTACATTTTGAAATCAAGGCTGTCAGCGATGACGGCCTTTTTTCTGGCTACGGTTCCGTGTTCGGCAACGTGGACGGCGGCGGCGACATCGTCCACGCCGGCGCCTTCACCAAGTCCATCAAGGAATGGGAAGGCCGCAAGCGGATGCCACCGGTTCTCTGGAATCACGACCGGAACGAGCCGATCGGCGTCTACACGGTCCTTCGAGAGGACGAAAAGGGCCTTTATGTCGAGGGCAAGCTGCTGGTCGGCGAGGTGCAGCGTGCCCGCGAGATCCACGCTCTTATGAAAGCCGGCGCCCTGGACGGCATGTCCATCGGTTACGGCGTGCGCGGGGCTGACCGGGACCGCGCAACCGGCGTGAGAAACCTCAAAGATTTGCGCCTTTTCGAAGTCAGCATCGTCACTTTCCCCATGAACGAAGCAGCGACCATCGATGCGGTGAAATCTGCACTGGAGGAGGGCGCGCTGCCCAGCCTCCCAGAATTTGAAAAGTTCCTGCGTGAGGCCGGCTTTTCGAAAACCCAGGCTGCCGCCGTCGCAAGTGGCGGCCTGGTCAAGTTGCTCCGGAGTGAGTCCGGCGACACCGAAGCGAACAAAACGCTAAGCGATGCGCTAGCGATTCTCAAATCTAATTAA
- a CDS encoding phage major capsid protein, producing MADENQLVELTNEFKKATDEVKKLGEDITGKMAAGEKITVDLKEQADNALTTMNGFKARVDELEQKLARHGEDEGGQEQKTFGEQFVESQTFKGLAESGSQRGRADMQFKATITLATANAAGSAGATVQTSRLPGIVAQPDRRLTVRDLITPGRMDGNALEYVRETGFTNAAAAVAEAAKKPQSDLQFDLISTTAKVIAHYVKASRQILSDAPMLASYIDGRLRYGLAYKEEQQLLNGDGTGQNLLGIVPQATAFAAPFALAGATTMDTLRLAMLQAVLAEFPATGHVLNPIDWARIELTKDSEGRYIIGQPQGVASPTMWGLPVVSTQAMASGKFLTGAFRMGAQLFDRWMARVEVATENEDDFVKNLVTILAEERLALAVYRPEAFIYGNVVPAV from the coding sequence ATGGCTGACGAAAATCAACTCGTTGAACTGACCAACGAATTCAAAAAAGCGACCGATGAGGTCAAGAAGCTCGGCGAAGACATCACCGGCAAGATGGCGGCGGGTGAGAAAATCACCGTCGACCTGAAAGAGCAGGCTGACAACGCGCTGACCACCATGAACGGCTTCAAGGCTCGCGTCGACGAACTCGAGCAGAAGCTCGCGCGCCACGGCGAAGATGAAGGCGGCCAGGAGCAGAAAACCTTCGGCGAGCAGTTCGTTGAGTCGCAGACTTTCAAGGGGTTGGCTGAATCTGGCTCCCAGCGTGGTCGCGCTGATATGCAATTCAAGGCCACCATCACCCTGGCAACGGCCAACGCTGCTGGCTCGGCTGGCGCGACCGTTCAGACCAGCCGCCTGCCGGGCATCGTTGCTCAGCCTGACCGTCGCCTGACCGTACGTGACTTGATCACGCCTGGTCGCATGGACGGTAACGCGCTGGAATACGTCCGTGAAACAGGCTTCACCAACGCAGCGGCCGCTGTAGCAGAAGCAGCGAAAAAACCGCAATCGGATCTCCAGTTCGATCTGATCAGCACCACCGCGAAGGTGATCGCGCACTACGTCAAGGCGTCTCGCCAGATTCTGTCGGATGCTCCGATGCTGGCTAGCTACATCGACGGCCGTTTGCGCTACGGCCTGGCCTACAAGGAAGAACAGCAGTTGCTCAATGGCGACGGTACCGGCCAGAACCTGCTGGGCATCGTGCCTCAGGCTACGGCTTTCGCTGCGCCGTTTGCTCTGGCTGGCGCCACTACCATGGATACGCTTCGCCTTGCGATGCTCCAGGCGGTGCTCGCAGAGTTCCCGGCTACAGGCCACGTTCTGAACCCTATCGACTGGGCGCGGATCGAGCTGACCAAGGACAGCGAAGGTCGCTACATCATCGGCCAGCCCCAAGGCGTTGCATCTCCGACCATGTGGGGCCTGCCGGTGGTTTCTACCCAGGCGATGGCTTCCGGCAAGTTCCTGACCGGTGCTTTCCGAATGGGCGCCCAGCTGTTTGATCGCTGGATGGCCCGCGTGGAAGTGGCTACCGAGAACGAAGACGACTTCGTCAAGAACTTGGTAACCATCCTGGCAGAGGAGCGCCTTGCACTGGCCGTGTATCGCCCTGAAGCCTTCATCTACGGCAATGTTGTTCCTGCCGTCTGA